The Candidatus Bathyarchaeota archaeon genome contains a region encoding:
- a CDS encoding transcriptional regulator, producing the protein MSKDQAIGILIFVVCIAVSICYTLLLFLPAFEAIRIWIIAIPVFIAFLAVLAIGAWIGWTMATTPPPKPMEEHQNKQ; encoded by the coding sequence TTGAGTAAAGACCAAGCCATTGGAATCCTAATTTTTGTAGTGTGCATAGCGGTTTCCATATGCTACACGTTGCTGCTGTTCCTGCCAGCTTTCGAAGCCATCAGAATATGGATTATAGCCATACCGGTTTTCATTGCCTTCTTAGCGGTTTTGGCAATAGGCGCATGGATAGGATGGACAATGGCTACAACTCCGCCGCCAAAGCCAATGGAAGAACATCAGAATAAACAGTAG